The Macadamia integrifolia cultivar HAES 741 unplaced genomic scaffold, SCU_Mint_v3 scaffold2417, whole genome shotgun sequence genomic sequence TATGTGGAGATGGGTTATGGATCCTCCCTTCAGCCATTTTAGCTTTGGCTAAGATTAATCCTCCCATATGCATggcattttttcctttcaaattgTAGGAAGACAGTTGGTAGGTAAGAGAAAACTACTATTAGGAATAATGATGCAGCATTGTTGTACATTTATCTGGAGCAGATAATGAATGAGCTCAAGTTTTTGAAGAAATTGTTGGTTGTGATATtgaatacacacacacacatagataCAACATATATATGAGTGTACATCTGTTCATGTGGAAAGCTCAAGGGTTTATGTGATGCAAGTCTTATTAAACAATTTTTAAGGTTTTACAACTCCCTGCTTGCTTGATTAATTATGGGTTTTAGTTTGTACATTTAACATTCTGCAATGAACACTAGCTTAGCCTAGTGGTGGAAGCTTCGGCTGCCGCCCAGAGGAGGAGGTTGTGGGATTAAACCCTGTttcttaagggtgtcaatttgcaGCCCAAACTGATCAGCCTAAACCTGCCAGTTCAACCGGATATGAGTCATTAAACTAATAGAAATCAAATCAGAACGATGAATGAACCAACCAACcgaattgaaaaagaaaaagaaaaaatctttagTATTTCATGTTAAATGATAAATGATGATTTGACGTTATGATTGAATTATGGAAAAAATCAATGTTGTCAACAActcttgttttttattatttaaagtCTAAAATATATTTCTCCAATAATCCAATTAGATGATTAATGGGTTAAGAAATTCTCCCTTCACAATGGGTTAAGAGAAAGTAGGTGAATTATAGAGTCCGCAAAGTATATTGGACTCCCTGCTTCtcggagaagaaagaaggggcCAAACATGATTATTTCATGCTTTTGGGGAGAGAAGTGTTCTTAGACGGCAAGCAATAAGAAATCAAGCATCACTGATTGGAGGATGAAAGGGGCTTCCATGCCACCTGTTCACAAACATACATAGGGTCACTGTTGCAATTAGCCTAACTAAACTACCTACCGTGGGATGATCTTTGACTTTGACCATTGTCTTGGCCCATATTGGCAAATGGGCCACCCCCTTACACAGTTACTTTCTGAAGAAGCCTAAACAATCTATTTAACTCCATTCTTGGTTAATGAAACACAGGAAGAAGGGGGGAAGGAAGACATGGCTGCTCTAATCAATTGCTGCCTCAACATCtcccctcctcttcctccttcttcttcttcttcaccattAAAAGTTAATCAAATTCCAAGGTAAGAAGAAACTAAAACCTCTTTTTTTCAGTTCTGTAGCTATTGTTTCATTAGAAAGATCTatagtattgattaatatcactTCTTCTGTTGCACAGAAGCTTTTGTAGGCAAAGGAAAGCAGGGAAGGAGGAAAGTGGGTCATGGAGAAACCAAGTTGTTGTGGGTGTGGCTTGTATGATCATTGGCTTTGAGATGGTACCAATAGTGATGAACAATTCTGATACTTGTACCTTTGCTGAGGAATTACAGTTCATTaataatggaaaaggaaatgagaaatggagtgagaagaggATGTGCCCACCATGGAGGATGAATTCTTTGGAGACAATAGTCCCTGAGAACCTACCCAGACCTTCAGCTCACCGTAAATTCGAGGCCATCAgtaacctttcttcttcttcatcttccacggCTCCGTCGACATGGAGTCGGGTCACTGTTAAAGCTGTTAGATCCAATTGCTTCTCTATGTGATTGAAGCTTATACATATAATTCTGTATATCAAGACACAACTGTTACATGTATTGAAAAGAAATGTAAAATAATTAActtctcttttgtttcttcttttctctggtTATTAGGAATgggtatatatgtatatggaGTTGATTGATGGAAAGTTTGAAAGGATGGTTTGGTAATCGTTTTGCTAGTAAGCATCTCTAGTCATTTTCTAATGGTGACCCACCAGTTTTGCAGTACAGGATTTTTGTTCCAAGAGTAGAGGAGGGGAACTCAAAATTGTAGTACACAGCTCTGTGTAGtacaagctctctctctctctctctctctctctctctctctctcaagcttTCCTGCTACCCAGTTGTGGATCAACACCAGCCCACCACCtgttcaggtttttttttttNNNNNNNNNNNNNNNNNNNNtctctctctctctctctctctctctctctctctctctctctctctctctctctcatttgcgAGTAAAATAAGAAATGGAAACATTCTTTATagatctaataaaaaaaatcccttacactataaaaaaaaaaatccatccagTGCAAGGGATtagattaatttaaaaaaaatatgaaaatgaaaatgaaaaataacaatTTTCATGGTTCTTGTGTTAACTATGTAACTTGAGCAAAGAAGATCATGATCAAAAGACATTTCCTAGTTTTCTTCAGTTTAGAGTTCATCATATTCCCACAAGGTCTAAAATTCATTAAATTTGAGAAATCTAAGCCCCTTTTGGAAAGAGGGGTTCATTCTGGTAGGGTGGGGATGAACTCTGTAAGATTACCTAACACTTGTCCCATAGATGAAATAGAAAAGCTTCGTTTCATGGTTATATCATATAAGGCCTAGAAAAATGGTCTGAGCATCAGCTTTCCTGTTGGATCGTTGTTTCTCCCCTCCTCTTTTCTCAAAGTCCCACCGATTTGGGGgataaaaatagtatgtttttcCTAATCGGTGTTTTGCTACTTGCAGAGGAGGACATGTCTCCTCCTTTAAACCAATGGCTGAGATTACTTTTGTTTGAAAGGGTAATTAAATCCGATTTAGAAGAATGGATGACTCGAACCAACCATTTGAACCGATTCTGACCAAACAACTCAGTtagtttttaaatttcaaatctcTAAAAGGAAATTTGAATTTCGAAATCCCTATTCGcagaaattttccattttcccccacacgtttctctctctctctctcacccctctcGCTGCATCTCTCTTGTAGGAAGCGGTCTCtgctcacgattctctctctctcacacccTCGAACTGCATCTTTCTCACACCACTCACTCTGGGAACGAGTCTCTCTCTCACCCTTCTCACTGTAGCTCTCTCACAACCCTCTCTCTGCGAACGAAGGAGCGGGTTTCTCTGCTCACAAAGGGGTTTCTCTACTCTGTCACGGTCTCCTCCGCTCGCGAAGGTGAAATAACAAAGATACCATTGAGTcgagaactctctctctctctctctctctctctctctctctctctcacacacacacacacacaaggagAGCCGCTAGGGCTCCCGATTTTTCCTGGGTTTGAGTACTCCTCGCGTGCCGAAGCTCTGCCTGTTCAGTCGCGAACCTGGTTAGGGTTTTAATCTAATCCATTCTCtgttattttttaatctaaCCCATTCTCTGTTTGGTTATGAATCAAATCGTTGGCaggtaaaccctaaactattgTGGCTTGTTAGGGTTAGGGATTTATTTGTATCTATAATATTTTTGCTACTTTGGGTGATTATACTggtgattatggtttgattttgaagaatgttagggttttgaaaactGTTGGGTGATTATGGTTTGGTTACATTGATGTTGTCCTACTGGAAGCACTCGCgcgacactctctctctctatctgttACCCCTTTCATGCtcagattttaaatttttatcaaGTATCTAGAGGAGATTATATGGtattgttttcattttattcttGTTTGTCATCTCTGTAGACAAGACTTTGTATTTGATAACAGTTATTGGTATCAATAGTGTTTTGCATCTGATATCAGGAGTGTTTTTGTGCTATGAAATACATTCAGTTAATGAGTTGTGTCCAGATATCATGTTTTGTTCTCAATCTCTGATCTTTCATTGATATCAATATAGATGTCATGGTATCACTAAATTTTTACTaacatgattttttgtgtaGGTAGGGAATCGTTAGCtcaaatggtagagcacctggtttaatgcccaggttatggtggtttgaatccaccaagactttgatCAAAATACCGAATGTGTTTTAActtattatatcttttttttttgggtggtgttCTGTTCTTGTGTTGTTCTGGCTNNNNNNNNNNNNNNNNNNNNgtttttttttttttttaaattgcctATCGTGTGTTGGGCTCCACCACAATCTCAACACACGCGATGTATTTGAATTGGATAACATCTAGACAGCTGGCAATTTCTGCCGCCAGATTTGTaggagttctctctctctctctctctctctctctctctccaatacATATTTCAGAAGCAACGGACCAAACCAAGAATGCAATGGGCGAGCCGAACTTAGTACctgccaaaagaagaaaaacaaagtaTCTGTTGAATTTCAAATATTCAATTTCACCAATAAGATATTGAGGCTTACTTCACATTTGGAATTGCACAGAAAAGACTATNNNNNNNNNNNNNNNNNNNNNNNNGATGTCTAGggaaaattttgggaaaatatCAACAATTGTTGGTTTATTTGTCAAAGAAAAATTGAGTTTTCTATAAACAATTAAATGGTTAATTAGATATTCGAAAGGTAAAAACTCATTAATTTATACATTTGTTTTGAATTCCATAAATATTTGCTTCTTTCAAGAATTTTGGCAATGGGAGTAGAGCGTGTACTACGGCCAAAGCACCTTTAATTGCAATGCATTAAATTGAAACGATTGCGTTAAGCATCTCAATACTGAAGATTTGATCCTGACATCAAACAGGAAAGACTTATTCAACCAGCTCACTCCAAACCCAAAACTCAAATAGCTAAGGTCACACCCGTGGCTTTAGAGATCCGATTGAAACATAATAAGTTAAAACCTGCATTGGGAAACCCAATTTGAATTAATTCTAATTTCTGCAACTTGGTGGTCAAGCAGTCGAAAcaacctctcgacattctcagaTTAAGGCTGTGTAGTTCTTGCCCCTGGACCTaacacatgcgggagccttgtgcatcaGATacgctcttttttttttctttttctataacCTATTTTGAAATGCATGAATGCTTTTttatctcccttttttttttcttcttccctccctctCCTTTTCATTAAAAcattaaagggaaaattacaccCTCCTTGTGGTTTTTCGAAATTACAtatggatccaagggtttgaacaaATTACGCCCCCTCCCCTAGCATTAACGGTGTGAGTATGTTGTTAATTTTAAATAGCAAAAGACCTTATTACCCTTTAATGGAAAGGTTCCTAATATTCAtaggaccattatacccttattACCCAAAACATGCAAATCCCTTTCATAATTGTTGGAAAAGCTAGGTTTGAGAGCTCTACAAATCGCCGCAACCTCTGCAAGAAATCTCAGGTGGAGAAGAAGCCCTACATCTTCGGTGAGCATTTCCATTTTAGGTTTTTGAAGTTGCTCCTCCTGTAGATTTGAACATAACTCCATACACAAGATTTGAACATTAGAAAGAATTCGTTATGATCTCCCCTAAATTAGGAACCCTCATTCTAAAAAATTGATTCATACTAAGGAACActaaagaaaacataaaattcaggcaccatttgataacgtttctactaTTTTTATGTCTAGAAACAGAAGAAACGGTTTTTcatgtttccagaaacaaaaacggattttttgatatttgataaacctatttctcgaaatgttttttgcagacataatgctagtaaaaaacccaatagtataaTCGGATGTCCAAAAGGGAGAAAGGGTTAGGTTGCcgctttttaggtttaaatagttgagagatttatcgggctaaacaacctttttttctctcaaattcgtttttaGAAATGACAAATTTGTTgcatgtttgagattttaaatgtaaccgcaagcgtacggattagtgtagctatgggtcgaactcaaagaaagcagccactttatttttttttcttttaataatgcaaaagtgaacctattaatggttgtgatctaattctaactaccgtcctcaacatatgtatctaaaataacgtcataaccattcgtcatctaagaatttaaagacacaagtcacacaattaaaattaaataaataaataagtgaaactaaacaacccacgcaattaaaaaaaataaaggaaaaaaatactgaaataaaaataaagtaaaagaaaggggagaaagctagagagagactcacaagtaggtttctctacttagcccgagggatgcatcataatatgagcttctctacttgaccaaagagtcacttttacaagagttactctacttggctttagggaaatggagacaattaaaaaaaaaacaataaattgatagttctatggctaggaggggcaaatccaacacatacactagccatgaaccttgggggaaaagggatggcaataatgtaacgactgaaattaaaattctaaattaagaaagaaagggtagtcagaagagggaatgagaggggggagataagactattgaaggagcctgcttacttgaacttcaacccctgaacttgaaagcttaggtgatttgagatactactagtactaaaaaccagatctggaataaaccaaatctgaaatttttagtactagagaaaacaaatcttgaaacaaaaaaaactgaacttgaaaaaaaaaatgctccacggcttgtgatcttgtcacctagatctaagcctagaactataacgtTAAAAATTAcgactcaattgcataaatcataaacataaaaggctgaataagaataaaagagtgattgcattaattgacataaaaaaaactattacaaaagtgattaaagcaaaacagagaagaactaaaactaaagagtaagagagggagagagagaagaaaactaagcataaactataaaataaactgaggagaataataattaggaggggggaggaaggggcttttatagggcttttgtcttgcctctttccttctacaagtcttctttaagaaaagaaagaaaataaaataaaataaaatcttggtaaaaatcctcattctctgagatattgtatgaaaaaagagagaatccgtttccaaaattaacaaattctattccttccttgcaatattaaccaatatcttgcaatcttgattaaattagaaaggaacctctacatagcatcttcaagatcctatgaggtggcaaggagagagaataatcttcaggattttgtaggagagaggatgtggtactaatgagtgggtcccacctttggactggttcttgattaaCTTTAAGTATTTTCTCTtataaacttggaaactaaaaaaaaaacaagaaaaataaaagtagtactatccaaagtagggcaaaatgtacacttatatccctaagatttcacacattattgtgctcatcattgcgtcaaagtcgtttctagaattgtaaataggcataaattttgatttatgtttatagaaatgggtgaaatagaacaactttatcaaatgctttttaggttgtttctccatttctgggaacaaaaagacacagaaacggaacgttgtcaaatggtgcctaaatGGAAATAGTTGTTCGCCTGTAGCTTCAATCAAAGCTTTAGGGAAGAGAGTACGATGGCACAAGGGATTCAAGAAGTGTGGAGCTTTGTTGATCGTTGAAGTTGCCCCttcacccctcccccccccccccNNNNNNNNNNNNNNNNNNNNCCCCCCCCCCCGCGCAATTTATGTGGTGCTCTATGTGATTGTCTTCCCTGATCTTCTCAACTTTGAAAGGGCAGCAGGTTGAAGGATGAGGGAGTAGGGTTGAGAAGAATTAAGCAGTTGCAGAAGATGTAGGTGGAAGAAGAgtaaaggtttgaatgaaaaAGCCCTCTTTTGATTGTTTCAATGGAAGGGTATATTGGTCACTTCATGTACCTATAAGGGCATTTTTGGTATTAGAAGGTATCATGTAAGCTGACATCACCAACTAACAGGCCTAATTTGATGGTGACTAACGGATTGGACCCAATTGTAAGAATCTTAAAAAGTATAGGGGAGTGAAGTGTAATTCGTTCAAATCTTTAGATCCATGTGTAATTTCGGCAAATTATAGGAAAGCGGGGAGGTGTAACTTTCCCAACATTAAGGTCACCGAAGTGGTGAAGTAAGTTGTAAACTTCTTCCACTTGCCACTGGTTTATTATCTAAAAGTTATTTAACATAGTAAATAAACCCTAAAAGTTACTTAATATAGTATTTAATGTAAAGagatttaatataatttttatgtgaaataatttatttaataaGCTGGCTTGGATAccatggttaaaaaaaaaaaagatgaaattaTAAGATTTACCcttgatgaaagaaaaaaaaaatttatactaaaaaagcaaaaaaatacaatcttatTATAACCAAGCTTAGTCACAAGACTCACAACTCACAACAAGATTTTTCCAAACTTAACAGATATACAAGTCTTTGGATTAAAAAACACCAAAATATCTTTGGCTTCTTCCTGATTCAAATTTATAGGATTTACAAGGCGAGCTTCAAGAATAGTCAAAGTCATGGGGGATGATGTTGGCATTTGGATGAGGCTTTTTATGTGTGGTTTTTACAAATTGCTTCAGATCCTGGGGAGCTTCTTACTGTCACAGTCACTCCCTCCTCTGCGCAATGAATtcatgatttcttcttctcctttctttctttttttttttttttttttttttttgacaggtgcttcttcttcttgttcttgtcaTGGCTTCTTCAATGGCCTCCATATCCAGATTCGTTAAGAAAGATACTAAGTTGAGGACATATGATAGCCTTCATAGAAGAAGCTCCTGCTCAAGTGtcgaacgacttcaaacccatctgggtatgTGCCTTTCTGCTAAAGAACAATACTGGTCTATTGTGTTTATCGGTATCTGATCTTTCTACCACTGTTAACTCTGGTTTCTACCTGTTTACGTGTTTTTGTGTTCTGAGGATTGTTTTGGATGTAATCATTTGTTTGTTTTGCATCCTCACGCTGTTCAATTTGACTCAAGCAGGCAAGAAATGTGGCAATTTAGTGTCATATAATAGAAGAGATTGGGCTATCCTAAGCCCTGCGCAGAGACACATCGTTGCAGCATCTTCCCGTTCCTCAATTCTTCCAATTTCTCTGTAAGTTTGGAAATGGGTATCCTGATTTCGACATGTATGTTGATTTGTTTCTGGTTTATTAATGCTAAGAACCTCTGGGACCTGATTGGCTGGATAATGAGGTAGAACTAATGTGTTTGTTATTCTGGTGATAAACTTTAGGAAATTCGAGGCAACAGAAGGTGCTATAATCGCCAAATGAATCTGTGTAACCTTTGTTTTTAATGAGTTAAAATATTGCAATCCGATCAATCTTACTTCTTGGAAGACTTTTCCACTCAACATCAACACAGTCATGCAAAAAATAAGATATTGTATGCAGTTGGATGTTGAAGGAGTCTCTGTAGAATGAGTAAAAAAAGTTTCAGTGGAGACAGAAGGACAGTATTGCATGGTATATACATTTATTATCTTACATATGATACAGTTATAAGTTTAGATAATGGAAGATTCTTCCTGGTATTGGGATTGTATGTCTCTGCTCAGTGGTATGTACTGGTTGTTAACTGTCCAAAGGATCATGTCAATTTGGAAGGTAAAGAGAGGTTGATTTTAGTCTTTGAGGATCAACGATGAGGCATGCATATTTTCACTAAATCAGAAAGTAGGAATAAGCAGAAATGACAAATTAGAGAAGGAATGTTAAGCTTATGAAGAACCAAGGGATAGCTTGCATGATTCTGCCTCCAGAAAGGTGAAATGTCCTTGTTTAGGAAGGGTTTCTACACTATTCAAAGGACTTACATAtgtgtaaatatttttttcccttgaaaGGGGAGTTAGTGGGTGAAGATGGGTCTTAAACCAGGTTTCTGGTTTTACCATGCTCAAACTTATTAATTAACCTCTGTCAGGTATGCTGTTATCTTCTATACGGATTCATCCAGGTATCAAATATTTGTGGACTTAATAAGAAAAGAGGGCCAACTACTAATATTCTTATTATGTGGCAGTTGAAGTATATTGTGTTGCATGGAAAGacttcttctgtttctttctcCACTGGTTTGGAAATGCAGTTCAGTGGGTGGTTGTAGCTGTCATTTGTAGAGTATAGGACAAACTCCTAGCAGTGTTTGGCTTGCTTTCACTCTAATTCTTAAGCTATACATTAGTTTAAGAATTGAAAACTGGCTTCTCTATAGGATGTTTTAAGCTTGAATATCTATCATGAGACATTAGTTGAGTTGCCCAGATCCAGTGACTGTCCTATCAAGATCTTTTGTTCTTGATCAGCTTGTAATTTGAACTCCTTCAGTCCATAATTTTCATATGTTTTCAATGTGGCACCATGAACCTCTACAATTTGTTGGATGTTCAGGAGTTTGTTATTTTTGCTTATTTGAGTGAAAGTTCCTGAGGAGATTGCTACTAGAGCAGAGTCTTTGGACTTTGTCAAGGATTAAAATTATCTTCCCCCTTTGATATGGATTTAGTTGAGAATCAATCCATTGTTTTCAGTTGTTGGTCTCAACTGCGCTCTTGGGGATAATGAATTTCATGAGAATGGTGTTTATCTTCAAATCCAAGTTGAATATCTCTTCTACTTGAGGCCTGGCCCCTGGTTGACTAATTCGTCTAATGACCTTTCTAGGGGTGTGTTTACTAGATTAAGATGGTTGGAGGGCCTTCACTTTCTGTTCAAAGTGTACCGTTGCCTTTGGATTGGCTGCCTTGTCTTGTTTCAGGCTTTAAGCTACTTATATACTTGGCTCatctttttcatgaataagTTATCCACTATTCAAGATTAACTCTTTATAGGGGAAATATAGTTGCTATTGAAGCATTTTCCTTATCTTCTAAGTTCTTAAATAGTGGCGGAGGCTAGATTGATCTTATGTATGCTTTTTCATGATCGATGTATTCAATCTTTGTTTATCAGAAATTGAATTGTGGTTTCTATTTTAATATTCACATATACACCATTGGTGACCTTCCATTTGCCAAATAACTCTCTGATATCTGCAGTTGCCAACAAGTTTTATGCAAAGCAGTAGATAATGCATCTACGAATGTTCCAAGTAGCAGCCCAGTGAAATGAGCCAGTATGAGACTATAATTGAAACATTAACAACTCTTTTTCCTGTGTGGGTATGTTTTACACATTCATCTGAAAGTCCTTGGATGCAATTCCTGTCTTTTgtcatttttagaaaaatatttttctttacatTGTTCAGTTTTTATTACTCAATGTTTCAACTTTTCTGAATCTTTATGTGTTATTCTGGCAGGTTATGTACAAACCATCTGCGGTAATATTACTTGTCTATCTCTGCAGATTTGATTATGGTTCGACTTTGACTTGGACATCTGGTTGAAATGGTTAATAAAATTCCAAGCTCACAATCCACATTAGTTCCAACATCCAGGTTGCTGAATTACGTGTTTTCGTGCTCCTACAGGTTACTTGGTTGCAAACAGACCTTTTCACTGTAGGATTGGGCTTCGTCATGCTTTCCATGGGATTGACATTGACATTTGAAGATTTCAGACGTTGTCTACGGAACCCATGGACTGTAAGAAGCCTTCATATTTTTGTAGATTGTTGGGGATTATCCTGGT encodes the following:
- the LOC122066493 gene encoding uncharacterized protein LOC122066493, yielding MAALINCCLNISPPLPPSSSSSPLKVNQIPRSFCRQRKAGKEESGSWRNQVVVGVACMIIGFEMVPIVMNNSDTCTFAEELQFINNGKGNEKWSEKRMCPPWRMNSLETIVPENLPRPSAHRKFEAISNLSSSSSSTAPSTWSRVTVKAVRSNCFSM